A portion of the Microbacterium hominis genome contains these proteins:
- the valS gene encoding valine--tRNA ligase produces MAAIPDKPALEGLESKWDAAWSANGTYLFDRIRAAEAGRQGVYSVDTPPPTASGSLHIGHVFSYTHTDVKVRFERMRGKTVFYPMGWDDNGLPTERRVQNYYGVRCDPSLPYDAGFTPPFHGDAKSLKPADQVPISRRNFIELCEELTLEDEKHFEDLFRQLGLSVDWTQTYRTISEDTIRTSQLAFLRGVERGETYQDLAPTLWDIDFRTAVAQAELEDREQPASFHKVAFHKTDGTGDIVIETTRPELLAACVALVANPDDERYQPSFGSTVRTPIFDVEVPVLAHHLAQKDKGTGIAMICTFGDVTDIVWWRELDLPNRTILGADGRVLADAPEAITSEAGISAYAELGGKTVFSAKKRMVELLEESGELLEVSKPFHHPVKFYEKGDRPLEIVSTRQWYIRNGARDEVLREKLIALGHGMSWHPEFMRVRYENWVGGLTGDWLVSRQRFFGVPIPVWYGLDENGERDYDRVITPDLASLPVDPTTDVPPGFTEAQRGAPGGFEGEKDIFDTWATSSLTPQLAGGWERDPELWDLVAPFDVRPQGQDIIRTWLFSTMLRSAAEDDRAPWSDAAISGFIVDPDRKKMSKSKGNVVTPADILSQHGSDAVRYWAASSRLGTDAAFDPQNPTQIKIGRRLAIKILNAAKFVLSFPVPEGAEVTHALDASMLATLDEVVRQATKALAAYDHARALEVTESFFWTFCDDYLELVKERAYDRTDVGQASAALALRTALSTLLRLFAPVVSFATEEAWSWFEDGSIHVAAWPEPLGSDGDPEVLTAVSAALIGIRRAKTEAKASQKTPVETLTLRADDATAERLRLAEGDLRAVGRIETLELVGGADELGIDRVVFAEQEA; encoded by the coding sequence CATCGGGCACGTCTTCAGCTACACGCACACCGACGTCAAGGTGCGCTTCGAGCGCATGCGCGGCAAGACGGTGTTCTACCCGATGGGCTGGGACGACAACGGTCTTCCGACGGAACGTCGGGTGCAGAACTACTACGGGGTGCGCTGCGACCCGTCGCTGCCCTACGACGCCGGCTTCACGCCGCCCTTCCATGGTGACGCCAAGAGCCTCAAGCCCGCCGACCAGGTGCCGATCAGCCGCCGCAACTTCATCGAGCTGTGCGAGGAGCTGACCCTCGAAGACGAGAAGCACTTCGAGGACCTGTTCCGCCAGCTGGGACTGTCCGTCGACTGGACGCAGACCTACCGCACGATCTCCGAGGACACGATCCGCACGAGCCAGCTCGCCTTCCTGCGCGGCGTCGAGCGCGGCGAGACCTACCAGGACCTCGCCCCCACCCTGTGGGACATCGACTTCCGCACGGCGGTCGCCCAGGCCGAACTCGAGGACCGCGAGCAGCCGGCGTCGTTCCACAAGGTCGCCTTCCACAAGACTGACGGCACCGGCGACATCGTGATCGAGACGACCCGACCGGAGCTGCTCGCTGCCTGCGTCGCGCTCGTGGCCAACCCCGACGACGAGCGCTACCAGCCCTCCTTCGGCTCCACGGTGCGCACCCCGATCTTCGACGTCGAGGTGCCCGTGCTGGCGCACCACCTCGCCCAGAAGGACAAGGGCACCGGCATCGCGATGATCTGCACCTTCGGCGACGTGACCGACATCGTGTGGTGGCGAGAACTCGATCTGCCCAACCGCACGATCCTCGGTGCCGACGGCCGCGTGCTGGCCGATGCCCCCGAGGCGATCACCTCGGAGGCGGGCATCAGCGCGTACGCGGAGCTGGGCGGGAAGACCGTATTCAGCGCCAAGAAGCGGATGGTGGAGCTGCTGGAGGAGTCGGGCGAGCTGCTCGAGGTCTCCAAGCCCTTCCACCACCCCGTGAAGTTCTACGAGAAGGGCGACCGCCCGCTCGAAATCGTCTCGACCCGCCAGTGGTACATCCGCAACGGTGCCCGCGACGAGGTGCTGCGTGAGAAGCTCATCGCCCTCGGACACGGCATGTCGTGGCATCCCGAGTTCATGCGCGTGCGATACGAGAACTGGGTCGGCGGGCTCACCGGAGACTGGCTCGTGTCGCGTCAGCGGTTCTTCGGGGTTCCGATCCCCGTCTGGTACGGCCTCGACGAGAACGGCGAGCGCGACTACGACCGCGTGATCACGCCGGACCTCGCGAGCCTGCCGGTCGACCCGACCACCGACGTCCCGCCGGGATTCACGGAGGCCCAGCGCGGCGCGCCCGGCGGATTCGAGGGCGAGAAGGACATCTTCGACACGTGGGCGACCTCGTCCCTGACTCCGCAGCTGGCCGGTGGCTGGGAGCGCGACCCCGAGCTGTGGGATCTCGTCGCGCCGTTCGACGTGCGTCCGCAGGGCCAGGACATCATCCGCACCTGGCTCTTCTCCACGATGCTGCGCAGCGCCGCGGAGGACGACCGCGCGCCCTGGTCGGATGCCGCGATCTCGGGGTTCATCGTCGACCCCGACCGCAAGAAGATGTCGAAGTCCAAGGGCAACGTCGTCACTCCGGCCGACATCCTCTCGCAGCACGGCTCCGACGCGGTGCGGTACTGGGCCGCCTCCAGCCGGCTGGGCACCGACGCGGCCTTCGATCCCCAGAACCCCACTCAGATCAAGATCGGCCGTCGATTGGCGATCAAGATCCTCAACGCCGCGAAGTTCGTGCTCTCGTTCCCCGTCCCCGAAGGGGCCGAGGTCACCCACGCGCTCGACGCCTCGATGCTGGCGACCCTCGACGAGGTCGTGCGCCAGGCCACCAAGGCGCTCGCCGCGTACGACCACGCGCGGGCGCTCGAGGTGACGGAGTCGTTCTTCTGGACGTTCTGCGACGACTACCTCGAACTTGTGAAGGAGCGCGCCTACGATCGCACCGACGTCGGACAGGCTTCGGCTGCGCTCGCGCTGCGAACGGCTCTGTCGACCCTCCTCCGACTGTTCGCACCGGTCGTCTCCTTCGCCACCGAGGAGGCGTGGTCGTGGTTCGAGGATGGCTCGATCCACGTCGCCGCCTGGCCGGAGCCCCTCGGCTCAGACGGCGATCCCGAGGTGCTCACCGCGGTGAGCGCGGCACTGATCGGCATCCGTCGAGCCAAGACCGAGGCCAAGGCGTCGCAGAAGACCCCCGTCGAGACCCTCACCCTGCGCGCTGATGACGCCACGGCCGAGCGGCTCCGGCTCGCCGAGGGAGACCTCCGCGCTGTCGGCCGCATCGAGACGCTCGAGCTCGTCGGCGGTGCGGACGAACTCGGGATCGACCGCGTGGTCTTCGCGGAACAGGAGGCATGA